The Sulfurospirillum halorespirans DSM 13726 genome has a window encoding:
- a CDS encoding purine-nucleoside phosphorylase, translating into MILCAGRNETFDFAKPIGVGLIESAINLTKLVLEEKPAFLFFVGTAGSYGNHQPLDLIYSHRAANIELGHLQNQCYSPLQNQIEANTIYVSRGTNHSSPCVNSSNYITTNATLANEMLTKSIELENMEFFSIVSVANQFKIPCSGLFVVTNYCDENAHSDFIKNHAQAKALITLHVEKNMKI; encoded by the coding sequence ATGATTCTCTGCGCAGGGCGAAATGAAACATTTGATTTTGCCAAACCTATTGGCGTTGGGCTGATAGAAAGTGCCATCAACCTCACAAAACTTGTCCTTGAGGAAAAACCTGCCTTTTTATTTTTTGTAGGTACTGCTGGAAGTTATGGGAACCATCAGCCGCTTGATCTCATTTACAGTCATCGTGCCGCCAATATTGAACTTGGACACTTACAAAATCAATGTTATTCCCCTTTACAAAACCAAATTGAAGCAAACACAATCTATGTTTCACGTGGAACAAATCATTCATCTCCTTGTGTTAATTCAAGTAATTACATTACTACCAACGCAACGTTGGCAAATGAAATGCTTACAAAAAGTATTGAACTAGAGAATATGGAGTTCTTTTCCATTGTGAGCGTTGCTAACCAATTTAAAATACCCTGTTCTGGACTTTTTGTTGTCACCAACTATTGCGATGAAAATGCACATAGTGATTTTATAAAAAATCATGCTCAAGCAAAAGCGCTAATCACTTTACATGTAGAAAAAAATATGAAAATTTGA
- the hisF gene encoding imidazole glycerol phosphate synthase subunit HisF, translating into MEHFAKRIIPCLDVKNGRVVKGVNFVGLKDAGDPVEIAKRYNEEGADELTFLDITASHEGRGTIVDIVEKVAREVFIPLTVGGGIRTLDDIYRLLHVGCDKVSINSPAIANPHFIDESSKRFGSQCIVVAIDAKRTGDSWHVFINGGRIDTGIDALAWAKEAQERGAGEILLTSMDCDGAKNGYDIPLTSQMSSMLDIPVIASGGAGTMEHIKDAFLNGADAALAASIFHFKEIDIMDLKRYLRNEGIAVRL; encoded by the coding sequence ATGGAGCATTTTGCTAAGCGTATTATCCCTTGCCTTGATGTCAAAAATGGACGCGTTGTTAAGGGTGTTAATTTTGTTGGACTTAAAGATGCAGGCGATCCTGTTGAAATAGCAAAACGATACAACGAAGAAGGCGCAGATGAGCTCACATTTTTGGATATTACAGCGAGTCATGAAGGTCGTGGGACAATTGTTGATATTGTTGAAAAAGTCGCACGTGAAGTTTTTATACCTCTAACCGTTGGGGGAGGGATTCGAACACTGGATGATATTTACCGTCTTTTACATGTAGGATGTGATAAGGTAAGCATTAACTCTCCGGCAATTGCCAATCCTCATTTTATTGACGAATCATCCAAACGATTTGGGTCACAATGTATTGTTGTGGCAATCGATGCTAAACGCACGGGTGATTCATGGCATGTCTTCATCAATGGCGGAAGAATTGATACAGGAATCGACGCACTTGCTTGGGCAAAAGAGGCTCAGGAACGTGGAGCAGGTGAAATCCTTTTAACGTCGATGGATTGCGATGGTGCAAAAAATGGCTATGACATTCCACTTACGTCACAAATGAGTAGCATGCTTGATATTCCTGTGATTGCCAGTGGTGGAGCAGGAACGATGGAGCATATCAAAGATGCGTTTTTAAATGGTGCCGATGCAGCTTTGGCTGCTTCTATCTTTCACTTCAAAGAGATTGATATTATGGATCTCAAACGTTACCTCAGAAATGAGGGGATTGCAGTACGGTTATGA
- the rsmA gene encoding 16S rRNA (adenine(1518)-N(6)/adenine(1519)-N(6))-dimethyltransferase RsmA has protein sequence MIEAKKKFGQNFLKDSTVLSKIIQAMPRNDRKLVEIGPGLGDLTQELLKVKPLVAYEVDEDLCVYLRKKFSKEIEQGSLTLVHANVLNQFEKGSLLNEPYDLVANLPYYIATTIILEALEDPYCKSMEVMVQKEVAEKFAAAPKTKEFTSLAILTQSIGTAKLLFDVDPTSFDPQPKVVSSILKIDKHKEFVEGSFSGIFETKEQLQKFKKYLRCSFQSPRKTWLKNISSEFDKQSVQDLMQMHDLPITIRPHEISVLSHHLLFKHLRLNDARKRSNATTE, from the coding sequence TTGATAGAGGCAAAAAAGAAATTTGGCCAAAATTTTTTAAAAGATAGTACTGTTTTAAGTAAAATCATCCAAGCGATGCCCCGAAACGATCGAAAACTCGTTGAAATAGGGCCTGGCTTAGGTGATTTGACGCAAGAACTACTGAAGGTTAAGCCTTTAGTAGCATACGAGGTCGATGAAGACTTGTGCGTTTATTTGAGAAAGAAATTCTCAAAAGAGATAGAACAGGGGAGCCTGACATTGGTCCACGCCAATGTTTTAAACCAATTTGAAAAAGGGTCATTGCTCAACGAGCCCTATGATTTGGTGGCGAATTTACCCTATTATATTGCGACAACCATTATTTTGGAAGCTTTAGAAGATCCTTATTGTAAATCAATGGAGGTGATGGTTCAAAAAGAGGTTGCAGAGAAATTTGCAGCAGCTCCGAAAACCAAAGAGTTTACTTCTTTAGCGATTTTAACCCAAAGTATTGGTACTGCAAAGTTGCTTTTTGATGTCGATCCAACATCGTTTGATCCACAGCCTAAAGTAGTCTCTTCTATTCTCAAAATTGATAAACACAAAGAGTTTGTTGAAGGATCCTTTTCGGGTATCTTTGAAACCAAAGAGCAATTGCAAAAATTTAAAAAGTATTTGCGCTGTTCCTTTCAAAGTCCGCGAAAGACTTGGTTGAAAAATATTTCTTCTGAGTTTGATAAGCAGTCTGTTCAAGATTTGATGCAGATGCATGATCTTCCAATAACGATTCGTCCTCATGAAATAAGCGTCTTGTCTCATCATCTACTATTTAAACATTTAAGGTTGAATGATGCAAGAAAACGAAGTAACGCAACAACAGAATAA
- a CDS encoding ribonuclease J, which produces MQENEVTQQQNNSNEKPRENPPKPSGQSKQTPHPNNRTQVNPNPNPNTNAPKDASGEPSEKKPRNNRRRKSNKSPTATIEGNEPWQRDMKKAIEANQKMHKDRLNRSNLLDQTSKGKIKITPLGGLGEIGGNICVFETETSAIVLDVGMSFPSEDMHGVDILIPDFSYLRQIKKKIAGIIISHAHEDHIGALAYLFKEMQFPLYATPLPLGMIANKFDEHGLKGHKKYFRPVEKRKIYKIGEFEVEWIHITHSIIDASSIAITTEAGTIIHTGDFKIDHTPIDGYVTDLNRFASYGEKGVLCLMSDSTNSYKEGITRSESTVGKTFDSIFSKAKGRVIMSTFSSNIHRVYQAIDYGLKYGRKVSVIGRSMERNLFTAIDLGYIELDKSIFIDPHEVNKYPDKDVLIVTTGSQGETMSALYRMATDEHRHVKIKPTDQIIISAKAIPGNEGSVSKVLNFLLKSGANVAYQDFSEIHVSGHAAQEEQKLILRLVKPRFFLPVHGEYNHITKHKETAMQCGISERNIVLMSDGDQVEVCAKYIKKIKTVKTGKVFIDNQINEQIADDVVIDRQKLADSGLVMLVIQLDKSDHKLISKPKIISYGLVPDRDDKAFSVEMEGVIDQFIANAKKELLENARALENEVRQVVRKHIYRQMKKYPTIVPTIFMM; this is translated from the coding sequence ATGCAAGAAAACGAAGTAACGCAACAACAGAATAACAGTAACGAGAAGCCTAGAGAAAACCCTCCAAAACCCTCAGGTCAATCTAAACAAACTCCCCACCCGAATAACAGAACTCAGGTGAACCCTAACCCAAATCCAAACACAAATGCACCCAAAGATGCTTCTGGTGAGCCAAGTGAGAAAAAGCCACGCAATAATAGAAGACGCAAAAGCAATAAATCTCCTACCGCAACCATTGAGGGGAATGAGCCTTGGCAACGTGATATGAAAAAGGCGATTGAAGCCAATCAAAAAATGCACAAAGATAGGTTAAATCGCTCAAATTTGCTTGACCAAACATCCAAAGGAAAGATCAAAATCACACCTCTTGGCGGATTGGGTGAAATCGGCGGAAACATCTGTGTTTTCGAGACCGAGACATCAGCCATTGTTCTTGATGTTGGTATGAGCTTTCCAAGTGAAGATATGCACGGTGTGGATATCTTAATACCTGATTTTAGCTATTTGCGCCAAATTAAGAAAAAAATTGCCGGAATTATTATTTCACATGCCCATGAAGATCATATTGGCGCACTGGCTTATTTATTTAAAGAGATGCAGTTTCCACTCTATGCGACGCCATTGCCTCTTGGTATGATCGCAAATAAATTTGACGAACACGGTCTTAAAGGTCACAAAAAATATTTTAGACCTGTTGAAAAACGCAAAATCTATAAAATTGGTGAGTTTGAAGTAGAGTGGATCCATATTACGCACTCCATTATTGACGCTTCTTCTATTGCAATTACCACAGAAGCTGGAACCATCATTCATACGGGTGACTTTAAGATTGATCATACGCCAATTGATGGTTATGTAACGGATCTTAACCGCTTTGCCTCTTACGGTGAAAAAGGGGTTCTTTGTTTGATGAGTGATAGTACCAACTCTTATAAAGAAGGCATTACGCGTAGCGAAAGTACCGTTGGAAAAACATTTGATTCTATTTTTTCCAAGGCAAAGGGTCGTGTTATTATGTCTACTTTTTCGTCAAATATTCATAGGGTTTATCAAGCGATTGATTACGGTTTAAAATACGGCAGAAAAGTCTCAGTTATTGGTCGTTCAATGGAGCGAAATCTCTTTACGGCGATTGATCTTGGGTATATAGAGCTGGATAAAAGTATCTTTATTGATCCACATGAGGTCAATAAATACCCTGATAAAGATGTTTTGATTGTGACCACAGGAAGCCAAGGTGAGACGATGAGTGCACTGTACCGAATGGCTACGGATGAACACCGTCATGTTAAAATTAAGCCAACCGATCAGATCATCATCTCTGCAAAAGCGATCCCTGGAAATGAAGGGAGTGTCTCTAAGGTACTCAACTTTTTACTTAAAAGCGGTGCTAATGTAGCGTATCAAGATTTTAGTGAAATTCACGTGAGTGGCCATGCCGCACAAGAAGAGCAAAAGCTCATTTTACGGTTGGTTAAGCCACGCTTTTTTCTCCCCGTTCACGGTGAATATAATCACATCACCAAACACAAAGAGACTGCAATGCAATGTGGTATTTCTGAGCGAAATATCGTGTTAATGAGCGATGGTGATCAAGTCGAAGTCTGTGCAAAATACATCAAAAAGATTAAAACCGTCAAAACAGGCAAAGTGTTTATTGATAACCAAATCAATGAGCAGATTGCGGATGACGTTGTGATTGATCGTCAAAAATTAGCTGATTCTGGTTTGGTTATGTTAGTGATTCAGCTCGATAAGAGTGATCATAAACTTATTTCTAAGCCAAAAATCATTAGTTATGGTTTGGTGCCTGATCGTGACGATAAAGCATTCTCCGTTGAGATGGAAGGTGTTATTGATCAATTTATTGCGAATGCCAAAAAAGAGCTTCTTGAGAATGCACGAGCCCTTGAAAATGAAGTACGCCAAGTGGTGCGTAAACATATTTACAGACAGATGAAAAAATATCCAACGATCGTTCCAACGATCTTTATGATGTAG
- a CDS encoding KpsF/GutQ family sugar-phosphate isomerase yields MQDFKAIAKEVLELEAKELLSAAQMIGTEMSEATNLIANIKGKLIVTGVGKSGLIGAKIAATLASTGTSSFFLHPTEAMHGDLGMVGKDDAVLAISYSGESEELIKILPHIKRFEIPLIGMARSCDSSLGRYSDIFIPLHIEKEACPLDAAPTCSTTLTLALGDALAVCLMKKKNFQKEDFASFHPGGSLGKRLFVKVKDLMLSDELPIAHETTRLKDAIITMSEGRLGNVLITDKDNKLLAILSDGDLRRALMRDDFSMDATAYEYASKNPKKLDDETLLASDALAFIEKHKIQLLAITDKIGTLRGVLHIHHLVEAGIK; encoded by the coding sequence ATGCAAGATTTTAAAGCAATAGCGAAAGAAGTATTAGAACTTGAAGCCAAAGAGCTTCTCAGTGCCGCTCAAATGATTGGCACTGAGATGAGTGAAGCAACAAATTTAATTGCTAACATCAAAGGCAAACTGATTGTCACAGGTGTGGGTAAAAGTGGACTTATTGGGGCAAAAATTGCCGCAACGCTTGCCAGTACAGGAACCAGTAGCTTTTTCCTTCATCCTACCGAAGCCATGCACGGTGATCTTGGCATGGTTGGTAAAGACGATGCGGTGCTTGCTATTAGTTACAGTGGTGAGAGTGAAGAGCTGATCAAGATATTGCCTCACATTAAGCGCTTTGAGATTCCTCTCATTGGAATGGCACGTTCATGTGACTCTTCTCTTGGGCGTTACAGCGACATTTTTATCCCGTTACATATAGAAAAAGAGGCATGTCCATTGGATGCGGCACCAACGTGTTCAACGACACTCACCCTCGCACTGGGTGACGCGTTAGCAGTTTGCTTGATGAAGAAGAAAAACTTTCAAAAAGAGGATTTTGCATCCTTTCATCCAGGTGGAAGTTTAGGTAAGCGCCTGTTTGTTAAAGTAAAAGACTTGATGCTAAGCGACGAACTTCCGATCGCACATGAGACAACAAGGCTTAAAGATGCCATCATCACGATGAGTGAAGGCAGACTTGGCAATGTTCTTATAACCGATAAAGATAACAAATTGTTAGCCATTTTAAGCGACGGGGATTTACGTAGAGCACTGATGCGAGATGATTTTAGTATGGACGCAACCGCCTACGAGTATGCTTCTAAAAATCCAAAAAAACTAGACGACGAGACGCTTTTAGCCAGTGACGCATTAGCTTTCATCGAAAAACATAAAATACAACTTTTAGCCATTACCGATAAAATTGGAACGCTTAGAGGTGTTTTACATATCCACCATTTAGTGGAAGCAGGAATAAAATAA
- a CDS encoding pseudouridine synthase: MRLNKMISHNTHFSRREADELIKAGQVKVDGAVVQDLSTQVSFKNKIELNGRALFEKHGYSVIAYHKQKGELVSKKDDRGRKTIYDTLPAQFGHYLSVGRLDFASEGLLLLCDSPSVVSALMHGDLERVYYVKINGMITPAMEKAMQEGLYLEDARKGGHSHSEIHSMDFAPFLSYRIIKNSPKFSTIKVMINEGKNRELRRFFGYFDVDVVDLKRVSYGKIDLGMLKPGKHRYFTGSEYSALRDYLEYMKKGKDKVNEIEEDDDQ, from the coding sequence ATGAGACTCAATAAAATGATTTCGCACAACACGCACTTTTCTAGGCGTGAGGCAGATGAACTCATCAAAGCAGGGCAGGTCAAAGTCGATGGTGCCGTTGTGCAAGACCTCTCAACGCAGGTGAGTTTTAAAAATAAGATCGAACTCAATGGTAGAGCCCTTTTTGAAAAACACGGTTATTCTGTAATTGCGTATCACAAACAAAAAGGCGAGTTAGTGAGTAAAAAAGATGATCGTGGTCGAAAGACCATATACGACACGCTTCCTGCTCAATTTGGACATTATCTCAGTGTAGGAAGACTCGATTTTGCGAGTGAAGGGTTGCTCCTTTTGTGCGATTCTCCCTCCGTTGTTTCGGCGTTGATGCATGGCGATTTAGAGCGTGTCTATTATGTGAAAATCAATGGTATGATTACACCTGCAATGGAAAAAGCGATGCAAGAAGGGCTTTACCTCGAAGATGCCCGCAAAGGTGGTCATTCGCACAGTGAAATTCATTCTATGGATTTTGCACCGTTTCTCTCGTACCGCATTATTAAAAACAGCCCAAAATTCTCAACGATTAAAGTGATGATTAACGAAGGTAAGAACAGAGAGCTTAGACGCTTTTTTGGCTATTTTGATGTTGATGTCGTGGATCTCAAACGCGTGAGTTATGGCAAAATCGATTTAGGCATGCTCAAACCTGGGAAACATCGCTATTTCACGGGTAGTGAATACTCAGCGCTGAGAGACTATCTTGAGTATATGAAAAAAGGTAAAGATAAGGTTAACGAGATTGAAGAGGATGATGATCAATAA
- a CDS encoding replication-associated recombination protein A, which produces MINNFALFFRPQAIEDLAGQKHLSGERSPFRKLLKSGSMSHSLFFGPAGVGKTTLARIVANELGLPFYELDATSVKVEEIRKILSQHRGALQKPLIFIDEIHRLSKTQQEVLLLPMENHEAIVIGASTENPYFVLSSGIRSRMMLFEFYPLEEDDLKAIIEHVREKVTFEIDDDAIAYLISSSAGDSRALLNLLEFALKVDLHVTLGTLKMLRPSALKDGVSSDNTHYNLISAMIKSVRGSDVDAALYYLARLIDGGESPDFIARRLVILSSEDIGNANPNALNLASSTLASVSKIGYPEARIILAQCLIYLACSPKSNSAYMAINNALAYVKNEKALKVPAHLKSPSPKGYLYPHDFGGWVEQNYLEKPLHFYDNLPIGYEKTLSEWLVKIKTKDTK; this is translated from the coding sequence ATGATCAATAACTTCGCCCTCTTCTTTCGTCCTCAAGCGATTGAAGATTTAGCTGGGCAAAAACATCTTAGTGGTGAGCGTAGCCCTTTTCGTAAACTTCTGAAGTCTGGCTCAATGAGCCATTCGCTTTTCTTTGGTCCTGCCGGTGTTGGGAAAACAACGTTAGCCCGTATTGTGGCTAACGAGTTAGGACTTCCTTTTTACGAATTAGATGCGACGAGTGTTAAAGTCGAAGAGATTCGCAAGATTCTTTCACAACACCGTGGCGCTCTTCAAAAACCGCTGATTTTTATCGATGAGATTCACCGTCTCTCTAAAACTCAACAAGAAGTACTTTTGCTTCCCATGGAAAATCATGAAGCGATTGTCATTGGTGCTTCAACCGAAAACCCCTACTTCGTTCTTAGTTCTGGCATACGTTCACGTATGATGCTCTTTGAATTTTATCCTCTCGAAGAGGATGATCTCAAAGCCATTATTGAACATGTTCGCGAGAAAGTTACGTTTGAGATTGATGATGACGCTATTGCCTATTTGATCAGTTCAAGTGCAGGAGACAGCAGGGCACTTTTGAATTTACTTGAATTTGCGCTCAAAGTGGATTTACATGTAACGCTGGGTACCCTTAAAATGTTGCGACCTAGTGCGCTCAAAGATGGCGTGAGTTCCGATAACACACACTATAACTTGATTAGCGCGATGATTAAAAGCGTGAGAGGCTCTGACGTGGATGCGGCGCTGTATTATCTTGCGCGTCTCATTGATGGTGGAGAAAGCCCTGATTTCATCGCTAGACGGCTTGTAATCCTCTCGAGCGAAGATATTGGCAATGCAAACCCTAACGCGCTTAATTTGGCTTCTAGCACGCTTGCAAGCGTGAGTAAGATTGGTTATCCTGAAGCGCGTATCATTTTAGCGCAATGTCTGATCTATTTGGCGTGCAGTCCCAAGTCTAACAGTGCTTATATGGCAATCAACAATGCGTTAGCTTACGTTAAAAACGAAAAAGCACTGAAAGTTCCAGCTCATCTTAAAAGCCCTTCGCCTAAAGGGTATCTCTATCCACATGATTTCGGCGGTTGGGTGGAGCAAAACTATTTGGAAAAGCCCCTTCATTTTTACGATAATTTGCCGATAGGGTATGAGAAAACACTCTCGGAGTGGCTTGTGAAAATTAAGACAAAAGATACTAAATAA
- a CDS encoding flagellar hook-length control protein FliK, with amino-acid sequence MDISTTSLLANQLQTLDPKATAKENATKIIQNSADIPLSLTAQKSTTTPNNAQEVIGQLLGSAVSEAKSKSTIFEILQNNQLFKNMGNFAEDIKNLSSIVKTDSTIAQPLALLQIFSKSIDQIDTKMLQTQVQNSGVFFESKLANIVTQKGVQESIQTLLSELQTHLEGTNKAIAPLAKEITAIMDRLNESQDLSSKEAQTSLKSLLDLFRQSVKQEIASEGVADFKGVYQNVQKLNYAIAQMDLIHSKVENYATNMKVEEHFTTQVKVLLEMLKENLSALQLDELQPQIDQLLKKETLLKEPSTVAATLPLTEGLEEVVLATKTVQESSLATAMSKSASMPPETVEEALQMVVNRIKQQIEILDSKTIQQADFLDKSSTLEQKIHSLIKPELFVGKAIAQKLSLDPTDVELLSDMKGVLTKLSDHLQASGQNKEALEITNRLLTQIEYHQLVSYVSSSTHLYVPFSWDGLKGGSMMMKQSSDDKFHCQIDLDLEAYGKLNMMLVLSGEKYIDITIASQKKELGEKITQQLAKLKRALNEVGLITGTVKMLEYKDVSVVKNDYFSGEKLQFGINITI; translated from the coding sequence ATGGATATTTCAACGACATCACTGCTTGCAAATCAGCTCCAAACGCTTGATCCAAAAGCGACAGCCAAAGAGAATGCCACAAAGATTATCCAAAACAGTGCCGATATTCCGTTATCGCTTACCGCTCAAAAAAGCACAACAACCCCCAATAATGCCCAAGAGGTCATTGGTCAACTGCTGGGATCTGCTGTGAGTGAAGCCAAATCGAAAAGTACCATTTTTGAGATTTTACAAAACAATCAACTTTTTAAGAATATGGGAAATTTTGCCGAAGATATTAAAAATCTAAGCTCTATCGTTAAGACGGATTCAACCATTGCGCAGCCTTTAGCCCTTTTGCAGATTTTTTCCAAGAGCATTGATCAGATTGATACGAAGATGCTCCAAACACAAGTGCAAAACTCGGGTGTTTTTTTTGAATCAAAGTTAGCGAATATTGTGACGCAAAAAGGGGTGCAGGAGAGTATTCAAACACTCCTGTCCGAGCTTCAAACTCATCTTGAGGGAACCAACAAAGCCATTGCGCCCCTTGCAAAAGAGATAACGGCGATTATGGATCGTCTGAATGAGTCGCAAGATCTCTCCTCTAAAGAAGCGCAAACAAGCCTAAAAAGTCTGTTAGATCTTTTCCGACAAAGTGTGAAACAAGAGATCGCAAGTGAGGGAGTGGCTGATTTTAAAGGTGTTTATCAAAACGTTCAAAAACTTAATTATGCGATTGCTCAGATGGATTTGATCCATTCTAAAGTAGAGAATTATGCTACCAATATGAAAGTGGAAGAGCATTTTACAACACAAGTGAAAGTTCTTTTAGAGATGCTAAAAGAGAACCTCAGTGCATTGCAACTGGATGAGTTGCAACCTCAAATCGATCAGCTACTCAAAAAAGAGACCCTCTTAAAAGAGCCTTCCACTGTGGCAGCCACTTTACCTTTAACTGAAGGATTAGAAGAGGTCGTTTTAGCCACGAAAACAGTGCAAGAGAGCTCTTTAGCAACTGCAATGAGTAAAAGCGCTTCAATGCCCCCTGAAACAGTAGAAGAAGCCCTTCAGATGGTGGTGAACCGTATTAAACAACAGATTGAAATTTTAGACAGTAAAACGATTCAGCAAGCAGACTTCCTTGATAAGAGTAGTACGTTAGAGCAAAAGATTCACAGCCTGATTAAACCTGAACTTTTTGTGGGCAAAGCCATTGCGCAAAAACTCTCACTTGACCCTACGGATGTGGAGTTGCTCAGCGATATGAAAGGCGTTTTAACCAAACTGAGTGATCATCTTCAAGCATCGGGGCAAAACAAAGAAGCTTTAGAAATTACGAATCGTCTGCTAACACAAATCGAGTACCATCAGTTAGTCTCCTATGTGAGTAGTTCGACACATCTGTATGTTCCTTTTAGTTGGGATGGACTCAAAGGCGGTTCCATGATGATGAAGCAAAGTAGCGATGATAAATTCCATTGCCAAATAGACCTTGATCTTGAAGCCTATGGAAAGCTTAATATGATGCTGGTGTTATCGGGCGAGAAGTATATTGACATTACGATTGCATCGCAGAAAAAAGAGTTGGGAGAGAAGATTACGCAGCAACTTGCAAAACTCAAACGTGCTCTCAACGAGGTGGGTCTTATTACAGGAACGGTGAAAATGTTGGAGTATAAAGATGTCAGTGTTGTCAAAAATGACTATTTTAGCGGTGAAAAACTTCAATTTGGGATTAATATAACAATATGA
- a CDS encoding EscU/YscU/HrcU family type III secretion system export apparatus switch protein: protein MNTPSPKPQKAVALKYDREKKGAPRVVASGKGEVANNIIKLAQEHDIFIKKDADLVELLSKIELNKEIPPMLYKAVAEVFSFVYKITGDKRK from the coding sequence ATGAATACACCCTCCCCTAAACCTCAAAAAGCGGTTGCGCTCAAATATGACCGAGAGAAAAAAGGCGCCCCTCGGGTTGTTGCTTCGGGTAAAGGCGAAGTGGCAAATAACATCATTAAACTAGCGCAAGAGCATGACATCTTTATCAAAAAAGATGCCGATTTGGTCGAGCTGCTCTCAAAAATTGAACTCAATAAAGAGATCCCGCCTATGCTGTATAAAGCCGTGGCAGAAGTTTTTAGCTTTGTCTATAAAATTACGGGGGATAAACGCAAATAA
- a CDS encoding YdcF family protein, producing the protein MSNVYLFSKLFTYLVLPPGIFIILFLVASFYAKRFRLFFLANAVIFYLLSNAYVADWLLKPLEEPFNQSITKAPVDAVIVLGGGHTQGVANLPLSSDAYKRMMWGLMVAKSNNVPLLFSGGGMQKEYLESDAFLDSLKELKLYLEIPTPTSKSLGSKEFSLHVEDKSLDTYQNAQFCKVAFEKAGLATPTIYLVTSAYHMRRSIRLYEHFGFNVIPAATNFKINHRVKDTWDYLPNAHSFYKSYIALHEYVGLLSLKLRGI; encoded by the coding sequence ATGAGTAACGTTTACCTCTTCTCAAAGCTTTTTACATACCTGGTTTTACCACCAGGTATTTTTATTATCCTCTTTTTAGTTGCCTCATTCTATGCCAAACGTTTTCGTCTTTTCTTTTTAGCTAATGCTGTCATTTTTTATCTTTTGAGCAACGCTTACGTCGCTGATTGGCTTTTAAAACCTCTTGAAGAGCCTTTTAACCAAAGCATCACAAAAGCACCTGTTGATGCGGTGATCGTCCTTGGAGGAGGGCATACGCAAGGGGTTGCCAATTTACCACTGAGCAGCGATGCGTATAAGCGTATGATGTGGGGATTGATGGTTGCGAAATCGAACAATGTGCCACTTTTATTTAGCGGTGGCGGTATGCAAAAAGAGTATTTGGAAAGCGATGCCTTTTTGGATAGCCTTAAAGAGTTAAAACTCTACCTCGAAATCCCAACACCCACGTCTAAAAGCTTAGGATCCAAAGAGTTCTCTTTACATGTAGAAGATAAAAGTCTTGATACCTACCAAAATGCACAGTTTTGCAAAGTTGCGTTTGAAAAAGCAGGACTGGCTACGCCTACCATTTATCTTGTAACCTCTGCGTATCACATGCGACGATCCATCCGTCTTTATGAGCACTTTGGCTTCAACGTCATTCCTGCTGCGACGAACTTTAAAATCAACCACAGGGTCAAAGATACCTGGGATTACCTACCTAATGCGCACTCGTTTTACAAAAGCTACATTGCATTGCATGAGTATGTTGGGTTGTTGAGTTTAAAACTTCGAGGGATTTAG